A genomic window from Diospyros lotus cultivar Yz01 chromosome 2, ASM1463336v1, whole genome shotgun sequence includes:
- the LOC127795741 gene encoding phospholipase A1-IIgamma-like: MNGVSSSSGIAKRWRLLSGEDNWNGLLDDLDNDLRRYIIHYGEMAQATYDNFISSDDSKFQGSYRYARKNLFARVGLEQGNPFKYTVTKYFYAMAKTPVFGAWKDSNCMGYVAVATDAGKAALGRRDIVIAWRGTIEILEWVNDFEFLPVSASEILGKEHDPKVHQGWHSIYTSSDPNSKFNKTSARDQVLGEVRRLVEEYKNEEISITVVGHSLGAAVATLNAVDIVANGLNKDFPVTAFVFASPRVGDSGFKELFSGLKDLRVLRISNALDIVPKYPSIGYSKVGQELKIDTTKSKYLKRPGNLVTWHNLEAYMHGVAGTKGSKGGFNSEINRDYALVNKSLDALKDKYHVPSSWWHVKNDGMVQQMDGSWKFIDHEPDDDF; the protein is encoded by the exons atgaatgGCGTTAGCAGCAGCAGCGGTATTGCCAAAAGATGGAGGCTTCTTAGCGGCGAAGATAACTGGAACGGCCTCTTAGATGATCTAGACAATGATCTCCGACGATACATAATCCACTACGGAGAGATGGCACAAGCTACTTACGACAATTTCATCTCCTCAGACGACTCCAAATTCCAAGGAAGCTACCGATACGCAAGAAAGAACCTCTTTGCCAGAGTCGGCCTAGAGCAAGGGAATCCCTTCAAGTACACTGtgaccaaatatttttatgcaaTGGCAAAAACTCCAGTTTTTGGTGCATGGAAAGATTCCAACTGTATGGGGTATGTTGCAGTGGCCACAGATGCAGGGAAGGCTGCTTTGGGGAGGAGAGATATTGTGATTGCTTGGAGAGGAACAATTGAGATTCTGGAATGGGTTAATGATTTTGAATTTCTTCCAGTCTCGGCTTCAGAAATTCTTGGAAAGGAACATGACCCTAAGGTGCATCAAGGATGGCACTCTATCTACACTTCAAGTGACCCAAATTCAAAGTTTAACAAGACTAGTGCCAGAGATCAG GTCCTTGGTGAAGTTAGACGACTAGTGGAAGAATACAAGAATGAAGAGATAAGCATAACCGTAGTGGGCCACAGCTTGGGAGCAGCAGTTGCAACCCTAAATGCAGTTGACATAGTTGCTAACGGATTGAACAAGGATTTTCCCGTAACCGCCTTCGTGTTTGCAAGTCCTCGAGTTGGGGATTCAGGCTTCAAAGAGCTTTTCTCTGGGTTGAAGGATCTTCGAGTTCTGCGTATCAGTAATGCGTTAGATATTGTTCCAAAGTATCCGTCGATTGGTTACTCAAAGGTGGGGCAAGAACTAAAGATTGATACTACCAAGTCAAAATATTTGAAGAGGCCAGGAAATCTAGTGACTTGGCACAACTTGGAGGCTTATATGCATGGCGTTGCAGGTACAAAAGGATCAAAAGGAGGGTTCAACTCGGAGATTAATCGCGATTATGCCCTGGTTAACAAATCACTAGATGCTTTGAAGGACAAATATCATGTGCCTAGCTCATGGTGGCACGTGAAAAACGATGGCATGGTTCAGCAAATGGATGGCTCTTGGAAGTTTATAGACCATGAGCCAGATGATGATTTCTAA
- the LOC127795742 gene encoding phospholipase A1-IIgamma-like produces the protein MNGVSSSSGIAKRWRLLSGEDNWNGLLDDLDNDLRRYIIHYGEMAQATYDNFISSDDSKFQGSYRYARKNLFARVGLEQGNPFKYIVTKYFYAMAKTPVFGALKDSNWMGYVAVATDAGKAALGRRDIVIAWRGTIEILEWVNDFEFLPVSASEILGKEHDPKVHQGWHSIYTSSDPNSKFNKTSAREQVLGEVRRLVEEYKNEEISITVVGHSLGAAVATLNAADITANGLNKDFPITAFVFASPRVGDSGFKELFSGLKDLRVLRISNALDIVPKYPSIGYSKVGQELKIDTTKSKYLKRPGNLVTWHNLEAYMHGVAGTKGSKGGFNSEIKRDYALVNKSLDALKDKYHVPSSWWHVKNDGMVQQMDGSWKFIDHEPDDDF, from the exons GCAGCGGTATTGCCAAAAGATGGAGGCTTCTTAGCGGTGAAGATAACTGGAACGGCCTCTTAGATGATCTAGACAATGATCTCCGACGATACATAATCCACTACGGAGAGATGGCACAAGCTACTTACGACAATTTCATCTCCTCGGACGACTCCAAATTCCAAGGAAGCTACCGATACGCAAGAAAGAACCTCTTTGCCAGAGTCGGCCTAGAGCAAGGGAATCCCTTCAAGTACATTGtgaccaaatatttttatgcaaTGGCAAAAACTccagtttttggtgcattgaaaGATTCCAACTGGATGGGGTATGTTGCAGTGGCCACAGATGCAGGGAAAGCTGCTTTGGGGAGGAGAGATATTGTGATTGCTTGGAGAGGAACAATTGAGATTCTGGAATGGGTTAATGATTTTGAATTTCTTCCAGTCTCGGCTTCAGAAATTCTTGGAAAGGAACATGACCCTAAG GTGCATCAAGGATGGCACTCTATCTACACTTCAAGTGACCCAAATTCAAAGTTTAACAAGACTAGTGCCAGAGAGCAG GTCCTTGGTGAAGTTAGAAGACTAGTAGAAGAATACAAGAATGAAGAGATAAGCATAACCGTAGTGGGCCACAGCTTGGGAGCAGCAGTTGCAACCCTAAATGCAGCTGACATAACTGCTAACGGATTGAACAAGGATTTTCCCATAACCGCCTTCGTGTTTGCAAGTCCTCGAGTTGGGGATTCAGGCTTCAAAGAGCTTTTCTCTGGGTTGAAGGATCTTCGAGTTCTGCGTATCAGTAATGCGTTAGATATTGTTCCAAAGTATCCGTCGATTGGTTACTCAAAGGTGGGGCAAGAACTAAAGATTGATACTACCAAGTCAAAATATTTGAAGAGGCCAGGAAATCTAGTGACTTGGCACAACTTGGAGGCTTATATGCATGGCGTTGCAGGTACAAAAGGATCAAAAGGAGGGTTCAACTCAGAGATTAAGCGCGATTATGCCCTGGTTAACAAATCACTAGATGCTTTGAAGGACAAATATCATGTGCCTAGCTCATGGTGGCACGTGAAGAACGATGGCATGGTTCAGCAAATGGATGGCTCTTGGAAGTTTATAGACCATGAGCCAGATGATGATTTCTAA